DNA from Brassica napus cultivar Da-Ae chromosome C4, Da-Ae, whole genome shotgun sequence:
CTAACATTTATTTTccacaaatttaatatatatacttacgAGAGATTTATGGTAGATTTAGAATAGATTCAGGAAATATATTAAgtgaaaaagagagaaacacaaagaacGAAGAGAAAAAAATCGTGGGAGTGGAAAGAGGAGAAAAACGTGGAAGAAAATATTCTTTGAGAGATTTAAGGTAGATTTAGGAAACATTTTTAACCgaatatggaagtttccatattttccGGATTTGCTTAGAATATGTATACTACCTACGCAGAACACAGTAGAGTAGGTGAGAAACATATTCTTCCTATAGGCGTCAAATAAGGTAAAAGGCAGAACATGTTATGGCACGTAATCTAGCCGAGGTATATCATTGAGTTGTGGCTATATGTCATTATCAAGCTGTAGATAGACTGAAGACATTTTTCTTGATTATAATGTAACATATTCTAGCTTTGTTAGAATATACAAGAAAGCTTATTATACGTTATATATCCTTGATATATCAATGTTTAAAACTTAGTATCTTATTTATAGACTAAATAGATAACCAGAATGAATATTTTACCTGTAactagaagataaaataaattatgatttcactttaaaaaaaaaattaacatatatattatcatacttatgtttccgatagtttttatatttttttcatttttaaaattcggTTTACTATTTTTCTCATAAAAGAAGAGTATAACATGTCCAGAATtgccaaaaatatcaaaaatcctaaaaggacaaacaaaagttcaaagtgtcatttttttctaattttcccTATAATTAAtgcttgaccaaaaaaaaaactatgtaattACTGCTAAACcgcttttttgttgttgttgattaaGCGCTAACCTATAATTATTACAAGAGACTAGTAATTACCATTTGAAAATTGGATTAAAAGATATTGGTGTGTTTGGTAAATGATTGAAGTATGCAAGATGTCCAGATAAAACCAATGTACTAGTTCGAAGATTCTTCTTGTggggttttgagttttttttactACTCGACTTGTAGGTCTCTCGCAATGTATCgaaaggagagaaaaaacaaaCGTAGCTTTCATTCACTTCTTTTTACCCCCcttctatttttgttttaaataaagtAAAGCTCAGAGCCCACATCGTTTAACATGTGTCTGTCCCGTCCCCCTCTTTCAAAATACAAGAAGCATgctttagtttttcttttttttttttttttttttttttgggtaaaatgctttagtttttcttttgaaagataagaagaagaatttagttgagtaaaaaaaaacagaagactACAGTTTACAGCGACTATGCCATTTCAGAAtaagggattagtgttttttttacattgtatataaccaacaaaagaaaaaataaacattgatttatttacattttgtggATCGTATGTTTTTCTCTCCAACAAATATCATGCAAATGAATTTTGTATAtccccaattttttttgtaagagtTCTCTAAGAAATTTTAGTTGTTCTTTTTGTAATGGCTTGTGATAAACTTATTCTtactttgaaaaataaaatacatttatatacgTATAAGgaaaattttagcaaaaaaaagaagatatttgaCGTACAGAAGATACTTTACgtaatttagcaaaaaaaaaaaaaaatactttacgTAATAAGCTACTTAGCATACGATATATATATCTTGCATTAATATGTTTGTTTGTAagctaaaatcaaattttggttACAAATATACAATTACAGGGCCATATACTTTATTGATGGACATAGTGTagctttttgaaagaaaaatccgaCAAGCAAATCTTGAGTTTGCTTCATAACAAGAACATAGCATATAATTCGTAGGACCCAATCTTTTACCTCAAGAAGAAACACTTTTTATAGGAGAGACTAGAGACACCCCTATTTCCACTACGACAACGAACTCCCAGTTCTCCTTTTACCCCCAAATTAAAGGAGATGTTTACAAGTAAAAGCAACGTCGTAGTAGAGGCATGGAACACAACCACAACGCAAACGCAGGTGCAGACCCCCCACAGACCGTCACTGATACACCCAACTTTTTATTGGAGTTATAACTGCGAAGTGCTTTTCCATGGATGGCCTGGCTCTAGCCGTTCGATGTATGCTCTTGCGCTTATATTTGTCTTCTCTTTGGCGTTCTTAGCTGAGTGGTTTACCAGGTGCTCTGACGCTGCGGCTTCCATCAAACCGGAGGCTGATAAGGTTGCTAAGGTGGCCTTTCGTACGGGTATGTATGCGGTCAAGTCTGGCTTCAGCTACCTTGTGATCCTAGCCGTTGTTTCGTTCAATGGTGGTGTTTTCATCTCAGCTATTTTGGGGCATGCTTTTGGCTTTGTCGTTTTTCGTGGCCGGGCGTTTCGGAATGTGGGTCGGGTTGACGGGTAAGAATCCCgcattttttgggttttaaccTAACCCAACGAGAACTGAAGtcatttgtttctttatttatttgatttgatttgtgtGTTCTTTCGAATGAATGAAAGAAGAGAGTTGTTTATGATACAACGTTGAATTTGGTGAGTGGCCCGTTTGTTATTTGGTTttcatttgatttattttgtgaTAACTTCAACGAATTATACAAAAGTCAATAATACTCTTTCAGCGGTCTTACCAATTTCAAATAAGTCATGTGTCTTTTTATTTCGTCTTTTCTCCGACTATTTTGTACGTATTATAGATATTACTTAAAATCAATCGGTGATAACTGAATTAATTCATCTCTCTAATATCTatgttattaaaatagaagtatccatttgaaaatatttttacttcattaattaaacttttttttttttttttatctttttcagttgcatttatgaaatatcctaaaacgaataaaactgtctaatttattacttgtcttttcagttacattaatgaaatatgcttaaatgaatttaaacttcctattttattgtttgtctttttcagttaccttaaagaaatatctttaaataaatttggactaatgtcatttaatcaacaaaaaaaactcatgagttatccttacatgcataattttaataatagagattttaaaaaacgttcatcattaaaatgttacataaaacatacaacactaatatataacatgcatcaataaaactagaatttgactcacacaattgtacggatattattttcagttgattaaattaaaaaatatttatttattcaaaactaTTTAACAATGactatgttttttaaaaaatatatggtattatttgcttaTAACTCATTTttcatttgctaaattgttagaaataaaattttagcataatataactcagttgtcatttgctaaatttatggtttttatttatattttttattatttaattataatatttttattttatatttgaaagagaaataaattttctttcaaacaatatttttgtaaatgtatttttttttaaataatcaatttaaattgttattattattgaatataattatttttgacataatttgagttttcgtttacattaaaacttatcatattttaggataattttaatttaaaatataattttcatatttttcaaacaaattctaaatttttttaaaaatattttgttataattttttaaaaaatattgagttgcatatcaaataaaaagataaagatattaaaaatattctaattaaaatatgtaaaatttaatatagttttaaagaaattgtcaaaataaaaaaaattacacataagaaaatcatgatttttgttaactgggcggatcattatttatatgatattgcaaacgaaagaaaaatttatgttttcacaattatctaattaactatgtatactcatttttgtatattttattatatgatatcacacattcgtaaaaaaaatagatagtttaagatgcaaaaaaaaatatttacttaatgaatataatatgaataaattttacaaatacatcatttaataaaataaataattaaaaactgaaaattcatagcACAGATCAGGATCTAGTATTACTTAAGATGTCTTCTGACTTCCGATCCCAAAGATTTTGTCTctaataatagaaaacaaaatgcCTATTTTATACcatctaaataattaaaaactgaaaattcatagcACGGATCAGGATCTAGTATTACTTAAGATGTCTTATGACTTCCGATCCCAGAGATTTTGTCTctaataatagaaaacaaaatgcCTATTTTATACCATCTATTTTTTCATAAAGACAATTTTGGTGTGGGTTATGTTTGCTCACTGCTCACTCAGGAATTATATGAACCAACAAAACAGTGAAATACTAAACAAGTTGGATTTGTTGAAcagtcccccccccccccccccccaaaaaaaaaaaaatctggtagataaaatttaaataaaaaatcttacaaAACTGGATAAACCGGAGATATAATCCAAACAAATTACCAAAAACATAactgataaaaattatatatttggaaTCAAAAgtttatagaaaaaaagaaacagagcagGTTCAGTATAAATTTTGTTCATGCACTGCTCTGTAAAATGTTAgtcaatatgttttattttattt
Protein-coding regions in this window:
- the LOC106385462 gene encoding copper transporter 4, whose translation is MFTSKSNVVVEAWNTTTTQTQVQTPHRPSLIHPTFYWSYNCEVLFHGWPGSSRSMYALALIFVFSLAFLAEWFTRCSDAAASIKPEADKVAKVAFRTGMYAVKSGFSYLVILAVVSFNGGVFISAILGHAFGFVVFRGRAFRNVGRVDG